The DNA window GTTGGCAAATGAATTCACAAGGATGCAACCCAGACAGTAACAGGACTGCCTGGGTTGCGTACTTCGTGTGACAGGTTTTATTTTAGACGGATGCTAAGATTCTACAGATTTTTGTACCGCAAATACCAACGCTTGTAGTCATAACCTTTGGATTGCGCTTCTTCGGGCGTTTCGATGGCACTCATGTTTGCTGGGGGCGCAACGACAACCGGATCGCCAGGCGTCCAGTTGGCTGGCGTTGACACTCCGTTGTTGTCTGTTGTTTGTAGCGAGTCAACGACACGGAGGATTTCTGTAATGCTTCGCCCAGCGCTCATCGGATAATAAATCATCGCACGAAGTGTTTGCTTATCATCGATGATAAATACGGCTCGAACGGCCGCGGTGGAAGAAGCGCCTGGATGAATCATCCCATACAGTCGTGACACCTTCATATCCAAATCTGCAATGACAGGGAAAGGTACTTTCGTGCCAAAGACATCTTCGATGTCCTTCATCCAGGCAAGATGGGCGGCGACACCGTCCACTGACAGTCCGATGAGTTGTACATTGCGTTTCTCAAATTCGGCGGCTTCGGAAGCGAAACCGTAAAATTCCGTTGTACATACCGGGGTGAAGTCGGCAGGATGGGAGAACAAAACCACCCATTTGCCTTCAAAGCTACTCATTTTGATGACACCCTGTGTGCTGACCGCTTCAAAATCTGGGGCTTTTTCATTCAGACGAGGGAAAGATACTTGTGGCTCAATTACGGACATACGGCACCTCCTGGTTTTATGGTGATAGGTTGCAAAATCATCGTGCAATAAATTTATGGAGAAACCATGGAGATACCTTGCCAAATTCGACAGCCACATGAGATTACGCTGATTATTTGGGGATATTTTCCGCACCGAACACACACTTTCTACAAATTTGCCTGTTACGATGTGTCCACGTCGTTTGTGAAGGGAGGTTCCTGTCGTGTACAAAATACTCATCGTTGATGATGAGGCACCGATGAGACAGTTGCTGAAGATTTACCTCACGAATGCAGGGTACACCATCAGTGAGGCAAGCAATGGTGAGGTGGCTTTGTCGGAAATTGAAGCAGAAACATATCATATGATCATATTGGACTTGATGATGCCTGGCATGAGTGGGTGGGAAGCGTGCAAGGAAATTCGAGCAATCGAGCCCGAGCTACCAATCTTGATGCTGACAGCGCGAACGTCTATTGAAGACAAGGTGCAGGGACTGTCGATGGGGGCCGATGACTACTTGACGAAACCGTTTGACGGTCGTGAGTTGGTAGCGCGTGTCCAATCACTGTTACGTAGGTCAGTGGGAACTGAGACAGAGCCATACCATATCCGGGCACTGAATATGACAATTGAGCCGGAGCAGAAGCTGGTTTCTGTACACGGTATTCCGCTTGCTCTCACCCAAACCGAGTTCGATATTTTATGGTTACTGGCAAAGCGCCCTGAGCGAACATTTACTCGTGAGGAGTTGCTGGAACGAATCTGGGGCCTGGATTTTGATGGAGACATACGAACCGTGGACAGCCACATCAAGAACTTACGGGAGAAGTTACGTGAAATGGATGTAGATCCAATTGCAACTGTCTGGGGAGCTGGTTATAAGTTTGTGGTCAACACATCGGATGGTAAAATCTAATGTGAGAAGAATTTTGTTCTGGATAGGGGGTAACAATGGGCTTTTTGGATCGTATTCGAAGTTCCATATCTGGAAAGAGGTTCGACTCTCCAGAGCATTTGGAAGGCTATAAGCGAATGGGCGAAGAAGTGTTTGAAGTTGTTGTGGAGCTTGCGGATTGTCCGAACCTGAAAGCGAGGGCAATCATTCAGGCGGCAAGAAGCCTCCAAGTCATGGCAGACGCGTTGCTCCAGGACGCCTATTCAAGTGATGCGCACCAGTCATTGCCAGTTCCCATGATGACGCATGAGCAAGCCGAGGCATGGTACGGAAAAATCCCAGACTTGTTAGTCGCCGCCCGCCAAGAGGCTGCTTTTGAAGGGAGTGCGAAGATTCCTCTACCGATACGGTTGGGTAAGCGCATTGAGTCGTCTGGATTGTGTCCGGTGGAACATCTTGCGGGTATGCGTCGCGCAGCAGATGAAATGGAATCGATGTTTAAAGAAAGAATGGAACATGCTCGGCTAAAATCAGAGGTATATAAGGAAGAAATACTGCTGTATGAGGAGGCACGTACACGGCGAGGTGCCGGTGACGCGACCGTTGGTTCCATCCTCGGTGGCCGTCATGTTCCCCGCAGCAGTCATGAGGAGGCGGAAACGCAGTACTGGAATACCTTATCCAGTTATTTGCTCATTGCACAAGGACTTGAAGATCCGTTACTGTTGAAAAGTGCATCACCATCGGGTCAGTATGCTTACTCCAAACTTGACGCGAATGATGTTTGGAAGGTGACCTCTCCGATCGCCATCCGTGAGATTCGTCAAGATGGCGAATGGGACGAGGCGGAACGCGATTTAGAGGATCATTGGAGACAACACAAAATCACAAATGTTGAGCGCGAGTATGTATCCAACACGGAACAACTCCTATCCCGTGGTGAAATACATGAGGATGGCTACTGGGCAAGTTGTCCATTTCAAGCCGTATATCGAGTGATCAAGGGTCCAGTACATGTCTTGAATCATACCATCCCAACGGGACACTTTTTGTCTGGGACTACGGCGAAGATGGGGAGCCAGGCCGATTCATCACGCAAGCTTCCTTTG is part of the Ferroacidibacillus organovorans genome and encodes:
- a CDS encoding peroxiredoxin, translated to MARYLHGFSINLLHDDFATYHHKTRRCRMSVIEPQVSFPRLNEKAPDFEAVSTQGVIKMSSFEGKWVVLFSHPADFTPVCTTEFYGFASEAAEFEKRNVQLIGLSVDGVAAHLAWMKDIEDVFGTKVPFPVIADLDMKVSRLYGMIHPGASSTAAVRAVFIIDDKQTLRAMIYYPMSAGRSITEILRVVDSLQTTDNNGVSTPANWTPGDPVVVAPPANMSAIETPEEAQSKGYDYKRWYLRYKNL
- a CDS encoding response regulator transcription factor, which produces MYKILIVDDEAPMRQLLKIYLTNAGYTISEASNGEVALSEIEAETYHMIILDLMMPGMSGWEACKEIRAIEPELPILMLTARTSIEDKVQGLSMGADDYLTKPFDGRELVARVQSLLRRSVGTETEPYHIRALNMTIEPEQKLVSVHGIPLALTQTEFDILWLLAKRPERTFTREELLERIWGLDFDGDIRTVDSHIKNLREKLREMDVDPIATVWGAGYKFVVNTSDGKI